One window from the genome of Micromonospora aurantiaca ATCC 27029 encodes:
- a CDS encoding bifunctional [glutamine synthetase] adenylyltransferase/[glutamine synthetase]-adenylyl-L-tyrosine phosphorylase: MTRPARGRLARYGFAEGDGATRAADLLGPDGLALWRPDTQEPADERAAELLAALSRAADPDLALRQLHRLVESERRSGDEVAVRDALAADPGLRRRLIAVLGASSALGDHLVANPGQWAVLATEPDGLAPTAEGRLDLGVAARLTTVTGAVPLLRQAYRLALLRIAAADLTGGRGLEQTMAALSGLADATLAAAYDIAADELPEGTPRPRLAVVAMGKCGGDELNYVSDVDVIFVSATDDDLPAATQIATRLIQICGLVAWPVDAALRPEGNRGPLVRTLASHLAYYKRWARTWEFQALLKARPAAGDLELAKEWIDALAPLVWTAAERPEAVEDVRSMRRKILDNVPPKELEREIKRGPGGLRDIEFAVQLLQLVHGRGDESLRVPGTVPALRALVAGGYVGRADGEALLRGYRFLRAVEHRLQLQALRRTHTVPTEPAALRWLAAALGYAATPGRSAVEEFRAEWVTHATEVRRLHAKLLYRPLLESVARVPAEGLRLTPEAARHRLEVLGFADPAGALRHLQALTGGVSRTAAIQRTLLPVLLDEFADAPEPDRGLLNYRQVSDKLGSTPWYLRLLRDSGPVARRLARVLSSSRYAADMLAREPEALRLLAEDSELTPRPRETLVDGFAAAAARHDDPVEAIRAVRALRRRELVRIAAADVLSRAGSLAPLTPRPVGGGERRPTVVDVTAVGTALSHVADATLAAALRAARTVHPGPSGLRFAVIGMGRLGGYESNYLSDADVLFVYDPPPGVEESAASAAAHAVAEELRRLLSAPAPDPPLGVDADLRPEGRQGPLVRSLAAYAQYYARWSRVWEAQALLRARFVCGDADLGAEFEAMIEPVRYPAEGLSREQVVEIRRIKARVETERLPRGADPATHTKLGRGGLADVEWAVQLLQLRYAGQVPALRGTRTLDALAAARDAGLLDASDAAELAAGWTLAAEVRDALMLVRGRAGDQLPRHGVELAGVVRLLGREDQGEFLDEYLRTGRHSRTVVQRILESPL; this comes from the coding sequence GTGACCCGGCCGGCCCGCGGGCGCCTGGCCCGCTACGGATTCGCCGAGGGCGACGGCGCCACCCGCGCCGCGGACCTGCTCGGCCCGGACGGGCTTGCCCTGTGGCGGCCCGACACCCAGGAACCCGCCGACGAACGCGCCGCCGAACTGCTCGCCGCGCTGTCCCGCGCCGCCGACCCGGACCTGGCCCTGCGTCAGCTGCACCGGCTGGTCGAGTCCGAGCGGCGCTCCGGCGACGAGGTGGCCGTACGCGACGCCCTGGCCGCCGACCCCGGGCTGCGCCGCCGGCTGATCGCGGTGCTCGGCGCCTCGTCCGCGCTCGGCGACCATCTGGTCGCCAACCCCGGGCAGTGGGCGGTGCTGGCGACCGAGCCGGACGGGCTCGCCCCCACCGCGGAAGGGCGGCTCGACCTCGGCGTCGCCGCCCGGCTCACCACCGTCACCGGCGCGGTCCCGCTGCTGCGGCAGGCGTACCGGCTCGCGCTGCTGCGGATCGCGGCGGCCGACCTGACCGGCGGGCGCGGCCTGGAGCAGACCATGGCGGCGCTGTCCGGGCTGGCCGACGCCACGCTGGCCGCCGCCTACGACATCGCCGCCGACGAGCTGCCGGAGGGCACGCCGCGCCCCCGGCTCGCAGTGGTGGCGATGGGCAAGTGCGGTGGCGACGAGCTGAACTACGTCTCCGACGTCGACGTCATCTTCGTCTCCGCCACCGACGACGACCTGCCCGCCGCGACCCAGATCGCCACCCGGCTGATCCAGATCTGCGGGCTGGTGGCGTGGCCGGTCGACGCGGCGCTGCGTCCCGAGGGCAACCGGGGGCCGCTGGTGCGCACGCTCGCCAGCCACCTCGCCTACTACAAGCGCTGGGCGCGCACCTGGGAGTTCCAGGCGCTGCTCAAGGCCCGCCCGGCCGCCGGAGACCTGGAACTCGCAAAGGAGTGGATCGACGCGCTGGCCCCGCTCGTGTGGACCGCCGCCGAGCGCCCCGAGGCGGTCGAGGACGTCCGGTCCATGCGCCGCAAGATCCTCGACAACGTGCCGCCGAAGGAGCTGGAACGCGAGATCAAGCGCGGCCCGGGCGGGCTGCGCGACATCGAGTTCGCCGTCCAGCTGCTCCAGCTCGTGCACGGCCGGGGCGACGAGTCGCTGCGGGTGCCCGGCACCGTGCCGGCGCTGCGCGCGCTCGTCGCCGGCGGCTACGTGGGCCGCGCCGACGGGGAGGCTCTCCTGCGCGGCTACCGCTTCCTGCGCGCCGTCGAGCACCGGCTCCAGCTCCAGGCCCTGCGCCGCACCCACACCGTGCCGACCGAACCGGCCGCGCTGCGCTGGCTCGCCGCCGCGCTCGGCTACGCGGCCACGCCGGGCCGCAGCGCCGTCGAGGAGTTCCGCGCCGAGTGGGTCACCCACGCCACCGAGGTACGCCGGCTGCACGCCAAACTGCTCTACCGGCCGCTGCTCGAATCCGTGGCCCGCGTACCGGCCGAAGGGCTGCGCCTCACGCCCGAGGCGGCCCGGCACCGGCTGGAGGTGCTCGGCTTCGCCGACCCGGCCGGCGCGCTGCGGCACCTCCAGGCGCTCACCGGCGGGGTCAGCCGGACCGCCGCCATCCAGCGCACGCTGCTGCCGGTGCTGCTCGACGAGTTCGCCGACGCCCCCGAACCGGACCGCGGACTGCTCAACTACCGGCAGGTCTCCGACAAGCTCGGCAGCACCCCCTGGTACCTGCGCCTGCTGCGCGACTCCGGCCCGGTGGCGCGCCGGCTGGCCCGGGTGCTGTCCTCGTCCCGGTACGCGGCCGACATGCTGGCCCGCGAACCGGAGGCGCTGCGGCTGCTCGCCGAGGACAGCGAACTGACCCCGCGTCCACGGGAGACGCTCGTCGACGGCTTCGCCGCCGCTGCCGCCCGCCACGACGACCCGGTCGAGGCGATCCGGGCGGTCCGCGCGCTGCGCCGCCGGGAACTGGTCCGGATCGCCGCCGCCGACGTGCTCAGCCGCGCCGGTTCGCTCGCCCCGCTCACCCCGCGCCCGGTCGGCGGCGGGGAACGCCGGCCCACAGTGGTGGACGTGACGGCTGTCGGCACCGCGCTGTCGCACGTCGCCGACGCCACGCTCGCCGCCGCGCTGCGCGCCGCCCGTACCGTCCACCCCGGACCGTCCGGCCTGCGCTTCGCGGTGATCGGCATGGGCCGGCTCGGCGGGTACGAGTCGAACTACCTCTCCGACGCCGACGTGCTGTTCGTCTACGACCCGCCGCCCGGGGTGGAGGAGAGCGCGGCGAGCGCAGCAGCGCACGCCGTCGCCGAGGAGTTGCGCCGGCTGCTGTCCGCGCCCGCCCCCGACCCGCCGCTGGGCGTCGACGCCGACCTGCGCCCCGAGGGCCGGCAGGGCCCGCTGGTCCGCAGCCTGGCCGCGTACGCGCAGTACTACGCGCGCTGGTCCCGGGTGTGGGAGGCGCAGGCACTGCTGCGCGCCCGGTTCGTCTGCGGCGACGCCGACCTGGGCGCCGAGTTCGAGGCCATGATCGAGCCGGTGCGCTATCCGGCCGAAGGGCTGAGCCGCGAGCAGGTGGTCGAGATCCGCCGGATCAAGGCGCGGGTGGAGACCGAGCGGCTGCCCCGGGGCGCCGACCCGGCCACCCACACCAAGCTGGGCCGGGGCGGGCTGGCCGACGTCGAGTGGGCGGTGCAGTTGCTGCAGCTCCGGTACGCCGGTCAGGTGCCCGCCCTGCGCGGCACCCGTACGCTCGACGCCCTCGCCGCCGCCCGCGACGCCGGGCTGCTCGACGCCTCCGACGCCGCCGAGCTGGCAGCCGGCTGGACGCTCGCCGCCGAGGTGCGCGACGCGCTGATGCTGGTACGCGGCCGGGCCGGTGACCAGTTGCCCCGGCACGGGGTGGAGCTGGCCGGTGTGGTGCGGCTGCTGGGGCGCGAGGACCAGGGCGAGTTCCTCGACGAGTACCTGCGCACCGGCCGCCACTCCCGCACAGTCGTCCAGCGAATCCTGGAGTCCCCCCTCTAG
- a CDS encoding type 1 glutamine amidotransferase: MATALVIENDPTDDLRRLGEWLSEGGLELRVLRPHAGDPLPGDLEGYAALVVLGGDQQAYPGSDGGPGAPWFPALEGLLRKAVRGRVPTLAVCLGAQLLATAHAGRVERSPSGPEVGPALVGRRDAAEDDPLFRYVPLMPDVLQWHADEITELPHGATLLAASTRYPHQAFRLGDRAWGLQFHIECDTAMIAEWSRDSAVLAELGYDPELVVAACDRVMADVEEAWQPFAIRFAALALGELGDDNPRRSLPLLGA; this comes from the coding sequence GTGGCGACCGCGCTGGTGATCGAAAACGACCCGACCGACGACCTCCGCCGCCTGGGGGAGTGGCTCAGCGAAGGGGGCCTTGAGCTGCGCGTGCTGCGTCCGCACGCCGGTGACCCGCTCCCCGGCGACCTGGAGGGGTACGCCGCGCTCGTGGTGCTCGGCGGCGACCAGCAGGCATACCCGGGGTCCGACGGCGGCCCCGGCGCGCCCTGGTTCCCGGCGCTGGAGGGGCTGCTGCGCAAGGCGGTCCGCGGGCGCGTGCCCACGCTCGCCGTCTGCCTCGGCGCGCAACTGCTGGCCACCGCGCACGCGGGCCGGGTCGAACGCAGCCCGTCCGGTCCGGAGGTCGGTCCGGCGCTCGTCGGGCGGCGCGACGCCGCCGAGGACGACCCCCTGTTCCGGTACGTGCCGCTGATGCCCGACGTCCTCCAGTGGCACGCCGACGAGATCACCGAGCTGCCGCACGGCGCGACGCTGCTCGCCGCGTCCACCCGCTACCCGCACCAGGCGTTCCGGCTCGGCGACCGGGCCTGGGGCCTGCAGTTCCACATCGAGTGCGACACCGCGATGATCGCCGAGTGGTCCCGCGACTCGGCCGTGCTGGCCGAGCTGGGCTACGACCCGGAGCTGGTGGTGGCGGCCTGCGACCGGGTGATGGCCGACGTCGAGGAGGCGTGGCAGCCGTTCGCGATCCGGTTCGCCGCGCTCGCGCTCGGCGAACTCGGCGACGACAACCCGCGCCGTAGCCTGCCGCTGCTCGGGGCCTGA
- a CDS encoding S66 peptidase family protein, producing the protein MLVSPSGPTRPERVARGIELLTGWGLRPVPAPNAYARRGYLAGDDALRAADLNAAFADPEIRGVICTRGGYGAQRVVDLIDMAAVRRDPKVVAGFSDITALQFALWRGARLAGVHGPGAAWRDERTPIRSAESLHAALTSAEPVTVTAVEAEETFPVRVPGRAEGRLLGGNLCLITASIGTPDMPDLTGAILLVEEVQEPPYKIDRMLTHLRRCGALDGIAGVAVGQFTECADGWDTTVVDVLTDRLGDLGVPVLGGLPIGHGPNQLTVPVGTPATLDATTGTLTATAAVRQG; encoded by the coding sequence ATGCTGGTGTCCCCGTCCGGGCCGACCCGTCCCGAACGGGTGGCCCGCGGCATCGAGCTGCTCACCGGCTGGGGGCTGCGGCCGGTGCCCGCGCCGAACGCGTACGCCAGGCGGGGTTACCTGGCCGGCGACGACGCGCTGCGGGCCGCGGACCTGAACGCGGCGTTCGCCGACCCGGAGATCCGCGGGGTGATCTGCACCCGGGGCGGCTACGGCGCGCAGCGGGTGGTCGACCTGATCGACATGGCGGCGGTACGCCGGGATCCGAAGGTGGTGGCCGGGTTCTCCGACATCACCGCGTTGCAGTTCGCGCTCTGGCGGGGCGCCCGCCTGGCCGGGGTGCACGGGCCGGGCGCCGCGTGGCGGGACGAGCGCACGCCGATCCGCTCGGCGGAGTCGCTGCACGCCGCGCTGACCAGCGCCGAGCCGGTGACGGTGACGGCGGTCGAGGCGGAGGAGACGTTCCCGGTGCGGGTGCCCGGCCGGGCCGAGGGCCGGCTGCTCGGCGGCAACCTGTGCCTGATCACCGCGTCCATCGGCACCCCGGACATGCCCGACCTGACCGGGGCGATCCTGCTGGTCGAGGAGGTGCAGGAGCCGCCGTACAAGATCGACCGGATGCTCACCCACCTGCGCCGCTGCGGTGCGCTGGACGGGATCGCCGGGGTGGCTGTCGGCCAGTTCACCGAGTGCGCGGACGGCTGGGACACCACGGTCGTGGACGTGCTCACCGACCGCCTGGGCGACCTGGGCGTGCCGGTCCTCGGCGGCCTGCCCATCGGCCACGGCCCCAACCAGCTCACCGTCCCGGTGGGTACCCCCGCCACCCTGGACGCCACCACAGGCACCCTGACGGCGACCGCCGCCGTCCGCCAAGGCTGA
- a CDS encoding Vgb family protein, producing MTQPAIREIPLTGPGSGPYSITVGPDGALWLALAGSGGVARLGLDGEVRTYRDDPPGSRPLIIVGGPDGALWYTRSGDDRLGRITVDGETGSVALPPGCGPCGLVVGADGALWYAGMSDDTIGRVSVDGEVTSFPLPVTKGFPSMLAAGPDDALWLTLNQANAIARVGLDGSVTVHPLPTEAAGPVGITRGGDGALWFVEIVAGQIGRITPDGRIDEFPLPDRAARPHAIVADPAGGCWFTEWGANRIGHIDPDGHITAHTLPTPASEPHGLTVTPDGAVWAALEIGAVAHLTPSPR from the coding sequence ATGACACAGCCCGCCATCCGCGAGATCCCGCTCACCGGGCCGGGCTCCGGGCCGTACTCGATCACGGTGGGGCCCGACGGCGCGCTCTGGCTGGCGCTGGCCGGCTCCGGCGGCGTCGCCCGGCTCGGCCTCGACGGTGAGGTACGGACCTACCGCGACGACCCGCCCGGCAGCCGCCCGCTGATCATCGTCGGCGGCCCCGACGGCGCGCTCTGGTACACCCGCTCGGGCGACGACCGGCTCGGCCGGATCACAGTCGACGGCGAGACCGGCTCGGTGGCGCTGCCGCCCGGCTGCGGCCCCTGCGGGCTGGTGGTCGGTGCGGACGGCGCGCTCTGGTACGCCGGCATGAGCGACGACACGATCGGCCGGGTGAGCGTCGACGGGGAGGTGACGTCCTTCCCGCTGCCGGTGACCAAGGGTTTCCCGTCGATGCTGGCGGCCGGCCCGGACGACGCGCTCTGGCTCACGCTCAACCAGGCGAACGCGATCGCCCGGGTCGGCCTGGACGGGTCGGTGACTGTGCATCCGCTGCCCACCGAGGCGGCCGGGCCGGTCGGCATCACCCGGGGCGGTGACGGCGCGCTCTGGTTCGTCGAGATCGTCGCCGGGCAGATCGGCCGGATCACGCCGGACGGGCGGATCGACGAGTTCCCGCTGCCGGACCGGGCGGCGCGCCCGCACGCCATCGTCGCCGATCCGGCCGGTGGCTGCTGGTTCACCGAGTGGGGCGCCAACCGCATCGGCCACATCGACCCGGACGGCCACATCACCGCCCACACCCTGCCCACCCCGGCCTCGGAACCCCACGGCCTCACGGTCACCCCCGACGGCGCGGTCTGGGCCGCCTTGGAGATCGGCGCCGTGGCCCACCTCACGCCCTCGCCGCGTTGA
- a CDS encoding carbohydrate binding domain-containing protein produces the protein MRGTTTNRRRWGALALAAGVLAALLPFTAAAAANTVTVYYQPPAAWGTSVNIHYGVDGQAWTPVPGVPMDTACAGWRRKTVDLGAATGAQVVFTNGSGVWDNNNAANYRLGAGTVTVAAGRIGTGDPCATPSPSGTPTPSPSATVAPSPTPGNTAEVWYHLTPRGWTAANLHYRPAGGAWTTAPGVAMETRCAGWARRIVDLGTATGLTAAFNNTAGAWDNNGGADYTLGAGRSVVDNGRVTAAAADPCAPVTPDTTPPSTPGGLTAVADGLAVTLTWTAATDDRGVTGYELTRTGGAGGTTVTSATTRHVAYDLRPGTAYTWTVRALDAAGNRSAASAPASATTGAPQTGGAPLGGDPREDTIYFVMTARFADGDPTNNRGGSQHVASGNAANDDPMFRGDFKGLVDKLDYIKALGFSALWITPVVLNRSDYDFHGYHGWDFYRVDPRLESAGASYQDLINAAHAKGIKIFQDVVYNHSSRWGAKGLFTPTVYGTRDDQWKWYYDQPQAGREYDPMVEATGNDPALTPAQNAKAKGRPYNGDVWSSAAPAGNQCLNWGTPTGGRSPEGYTLHQCQWPVPTSKLFPADKYHQCWIGNWEGEDSRSCWLHEDLADFNTENAAVQQYLIDAYNRFIDMGVDGFRIDTAVHIPRVTWNRRFLPAIQQHAVARFGEKGKDFYVFGEVAAFVNDKWNRGSVNHSAQFFTWKERKEYSPDDVRAAIEQYDHEQLLGPNGQPTTDNAFLRGNTYHAPDRSQFSGMNVIDMRMHMNFSDAGNAFGNGKDSDDSYNDATYNVVYVDSHDYGPNKSSTRYTGGTDAWAENMSLMWTFRGIPTLYYGSEIEFRKGARIDCGPTCPLATTGRAYYGDHLAGSVTASDFGVVGSAGGAVATTLAQPLVKHVQRLNLIRRAVPALQKGQYSTEGVSGAMAYKRRFTQGTVDSFALVTVSGGATFRGVPNGRYVDAVTGDVKTVTDGTLTAAVGGKGNLRVYVLDLPGNPAPGKIGADGPYLR, from the coding sequence ATGAGGGGCACCACCACCAACCGCCGCCGGTGGGGAGCGCTCGCGCTCGCCGCCGGCGTGCTCGCCGCGCTGCTGCCGTTCACCGCCGCCGCGGCGGCGAACACCGTCACCGTCTACTACCAGCCACCGGCCGCCTGGGGCACGTCCGTCAACATCCACTACGGCGTGGACGGGCAGGCATGGACGCCGGTGCCCGGCGTGCCGATGGACACCGCCTGCGCCGGCTGGCGTCGCAAGACCGTCGACCTGGGCGCTGCCACCGGCGCCCAGGTCGTCTTCACCAACGGCAGCGGCGTCTGGGACAACAACAACGCTGCCAACTACCGCCTCGGCGCCGGCACCGTGACCGTCGCCGCCGGCCGGATCGGCACGGGCGACCCGTGCGCCACCCCGTCGCCGTCCGGCACCCCGACTCCGAGCCCGTCCGCCACTGTCGCGCCGAGCCCGACGCCGGGGAACACCGCCGAGGTCTGGTACCACCTCACGCCGCGTGGCTGGACCGCCGCGAACCTGCACTACCGGCCCGCCGGCGGCGCCTGGACCACCGCGCCGGGCGTGGCCATGGAGACGCGCTGCGCCGGCTGGGCCCGCCGGATCGTCGACCTCGGCACGGCCACCGGCCTGACCGCCGCGTTCAACAACACCGCCGGCGCCTGGGACAACAACGGCGGCGCGGACTACACCCTGGGCGCGGGGCGCAGCGTCGTCGACAACGGCCGGGTCACCGCCGCCGCCGCGGACCCGTGCGCGCCGGTCACCCCGGACACCACCCCGCCGTCCACGCCGGGCGGCCTCACCGCCGTCGCCGACGGTCTGGCGGTCACCCTGACCTGGACCGCCGCCACCGACGACCGGGGCGTCACCGGGTACGAGCTGACCCGCACCGGGGGAGCCGGCGGCACCACGGTCACCAGCGCCACCACCCGGCACGTCGCGTACGACCTGCGGCCCGGCACCGCGTACACCTGGACCGTGCGGGCCCTGGACGCGGCCGGCAACCGGTCGGCGGCGAGTGCGCCCGCCTCCGCGACCACCGGCGCCCCGCAGACCGGCGGCGCCCCGCTGGGCGGCGACCCGCGCGAGGACACCATCTACTTCGTGATGACCGCCCGGTTCGCCGACGGCGATCCCACGAACAACCGCGGCGGCAGCCAGCACGTCGCCTCCGGCAACGCGGCCAACGACGACCCGATGTTCCGGGGCGACTTCAAGGGGCTGGTCGACAAGCTCGACTACATCAAGGCGCTCGGCTTCTCAGCGCTCTGGATCACCCCGGTCGTGCTCAACCGGTCCGACTACGACTTCCACGGCTACCACGGCTGGGACTTCTACCGGGTGGACCCGCGGCTGGAGAGCGCGGGCGCCTCCTACCAGGACCTGATCAACGCCGCGCACGCCAAGGGCATCAAGATCTTCCAGGACGTGGTCTACAACCACAGCTCCCGGTGGGGCGCCAAGGGCCTGTTCACGCCCACCGTCTACGGCACCCGCGACGACCAGTGGAAGTGGTACTACGACCAGCCGCAGGCCGGCCGGGAGTACGACCCGATGGTCGAGGCGACCGGGAACGACCCGGCGCTCACCCCGGCGCAGAACGCCAAGGCCAAGGGCCGGCCCTACAACGGCGACGTGTGGTCGTCCGCCGCGCCGGCCGGCAACCAGTGCCTGAACTGGGGTACGCCGACCGGCGGGCGCAGCCCCGAGGGCTACACGCTCCACCAGTGCCAGTGGCCGGTCCCGACCAGCAAGCTCTTCCCCGCCGACAAGTACCACCAGTGCTGGATCGGCAACTGGGAGGGTGAGGACTCACGCAGTTGCTGGCTGCACGAGGACCTGGCCGACTTCAACACCGAGAACGCCGCCGTGCAGCAGTACCTGATCGACGCGTACAACCGGTTCATCGACATGGGTGTGGACGGCTTCCGGATCGACACCGCCGTGCACATCCCCCGGGTCACCTGGAACCGGCGTTTCCTGCCCGCCATCCAGCAGCACGCGGTCGCCCGGTTCGGCGAGAAGGGCAAGGACTTCTACGTCTTCGGCGAGGTGGCCGCGTTCGTCAACGACAAGTGGAACCGCGGCTCGGTCAACCACTCCGCGCAGTTCTTCACCTGGAAGGAGCGCAAGGAGTACAGCCCGGACGACGTCCGCGCCGCGATCGAGCAGTACGACCACGAGCAGCTGCTCGGCCCGAACGGGCAGCCGACCACCGACAACGCGTTCCTGCGCGGCAACACGTACCACGCGCCGGACCGCTCGCAGTTCTCCGGCATGAACGTCATCGACATGCGGATGCACATGAACTTCTCCGACGCCGGCAACGCGTTCGGCAACGGGAAGGACTCCGACGACAGCTACAACGACGCCACGTACAACGTGGTCTACGTCGACAGCCACGACTACGGGCCGAACAAGTCCTCCACCCGGTACACCGGCGGCACCGACGCCTGGGCGGAGAACATGAGCCTGATGTGGACGTTCCGCGGCATCCCGACGCTCTACTACGGTTCGGAGATCGAGTTCCGCAAGGGCGCCCGGATCGACTGCGGGCCGACCTGCCCGCTCGCCACCACCGGGCGGGCCTACTACGGCGACCACCTGGCCGGCAGCGTCACCGCGAGCGACTTCGGGGTGGTCGGCTCGGCCGGCGGGGCGGTGGCCACCACGCTCGCCCAGCCGCTGGTCAAGCACGTGCAGCGGCTCAACCTGATCCGGCGGGCAGTGCCGGCCCTGCAGAAGGGGCAGTACTCGACCGAGGGTGTGAGCGGCGCGATGGCGTACAAGCGGCGCTTCACCCAGGGCACGGTGGACAGCTTCGCGCTGGTCACCGTGTCCGGCGGCGCCACGTTCCGCGGGGTGCCGAACGGCCGGTACGTGGACGCGGTCACCGGCGACGTGAAGACGGTCACCGACGGCACGCTCACCGCCGCGGTCGGCGGCAAGGGCAACCTCCGGGTCTACGTGCTCGACCTGCCCGGCAACCCGGCGCCGGGCAAGATCGGCGCGGACGGGCCGTACCTGCGCTGA
- a CDS encoding VOC family protein, translated as MSSTPVTWFEIGSDRPDEAQRFYSELFGWSFDEQGGPGLSYRQTAAGGERGIGGAIRDTDTGNYAIFYAEVTDVPETCRRAEATGGTVLTAPVTTPTGLVRALLRDPSGNLLGVFTPPAEG; from the coding sequence ATGTCCAGCACGCCCGTGACCTGGTTCGAGATCGGCTCCGACCGCCCGGACGAGGCGCAGCGGTTCTACTCCGAGCTGTTCGGCTGGAGTTTCGACGAGCAGGGCGGCCCGGGCCTGTCGTACCGGCAGACGGCGGCCGGCGGTGAGCGGGGGATCGGCGGCGCGATCCGGGACACGGACACCGGCAATTACGCGATCTTCTACGCCGAGGTGACGGACGTGCCGGAGACCTGCCGCCGGGCGGAGGCGACCGGCGGCACCGTTCTGACGGCGCCGGTGACCACACCGACCGGTCTGGTGCGTGCCCTGTTGCGCGACCCGTCGGGCAACCTGCTCGGCGTGTTCACCCCGCCCGCCGAGGGCTGA
- a CDS encoding helix-turn-helix transcriptional regulator encodes MNRTDRLYALVEELRAVSPRPRSATWLARRFEVSTRTVERDISALQGAGVPIWAEPGRTGGYVVDRARTLPPVNLTAAEAVAMAVALHRLGGSPFAPAAGAALRKLVAVMPPAAVAEAHRLAGRVHLVGDGPGTPVPAAVADAVAAGRVLRLRYADRGGADSARDVEPLAYLGNSVHWYLVAWCRLRDGLRCFRTDRILSVHPLAEPVTRELRPGDLDVPVDRVRPLTLV; translated from the coding sequence GTGAACCGCACCGACCGCCTCTACGCCCTGGTCGAGGAGCTGCGGGCGGTCTCGCCGCGCCCGCGCAGCGCGACCTGGCTGGCCCGCCGCTTCGAGGTGAGCACCCGCACCGTCGAGCGCGACATCTCCGCGTTGCAGGGCGCCGGGGTGCCGATCTGGGCCGAGCCGGGCCGCACCGGCGGCTACGTGGTCGACCGGGCGCGCACGTTGCCGCCGGTCAACCTGACAGCGGCCGAGGCGGTGGCGATGGCCGTCGCGCTGCACCGCCTCGGCGGCTCACCGTTCGCCCCGGCGGCCGGCGCCGCGCTGCGCAAGCTGGTCGCGGTGATGCCGCCCGCCGCGGTGGCCGAGGCGCACCGCCTCGCCGGCCGGGTGCACCTGGTCGGCGACGGGCCGGGCACACCCGTCCCGGCCGCCGTCGCCGACGCGGTCGCCGCCGGGCGGGTGCTGCGCCTGCGGTACGCCGACCGCGGCGGTGCCGATTCGGCGCGCGACGTGGAGCCGCTGGCCTACCTGGGCAACTCGGTGCACTGGTACCTGGTCGCCTGGTGCCGGCTGCGCGACGGTCTGCGCTGTTTCCGCACCGACCGGATCCTGTCGGTGCATCCGCTGGCCGAGCCGGTGACCCGGGAGTTGCGTCCCGGCGACCTCGACGTGCCGGTCGATCGGGTGCGTCCGCTCACCCTGGTCTGA
- a CDS encoding DUF350 domain-containing protein, whose protein sequence is MLGDLLDGAWQSIVFGMVGVALMAAGFLLVDLLTPGKLRELIWVRRNGNAALLLAANQLGIAGIVFTAVLTSYSSFTKGLASTVVFGLVGLLVMALAFLVLDLLTPGKLGDVIAADEPHPAARVSAATHFGAALIVCACIA, encoded by the coding sequence GTGCTGGGAGATCTGCTCGACGGGGCGTGGCAGAGCATCGTGTTCGGGATGGTCGGGGTCGCCCTGATGGCCGCCGGATTCCTGCTCGTCGACCTGCTCACCCCGGGCAAGCTGCGGGAGCTGATCTGGGTGCGCCGCAACGGCAACGCCGCGCTGCTGCTCGCCGCCAACCAGCTCGGCATCGCCGGCATCGTCTTCACCGCCGTGCTGACCAGCTACAGCTCGTTCACCAAGGGGCTCGCGTCCACTGTGGTGTTCGGGCTGGTCGGCCTGCTGGTGATGGCGCTGGCGTTCCTGGTGCTGGACCTGCTCACCCCGGGCAAGCTGGGCGACGTCATCGCCGCCGACGAGCCGCACCCGGCGGCCCGGGTCAGCGCCGCCACCCACTTCGGCGCCGCGCTGATCGTCTGCGCCTGCATCGCCTGA